The Octopus sinensis unplaced genomic scaffold, ASM634580v1 Contig04188, whole genome shotgun sequence genome contains the following window.
TTGTTACTAATGCGccaaaatggcagaatcattagcatgccggttaaaatgcttggcagcattccgtccgtctttacgatgtgagttcaaattccgccggcgtTGACTTTAACTTACACCctttctgtcatgtcttgctttatattctacaggtgctaagactctacaccctgagattgggtgatctatagtttcaatctcatcgttacagaatcggcactTTGAGCCAGcgccattttttatcacattggcttggtagttccgggttaataagctttggtcttgagcagttAAATATGAAGCCTCCACTCTCTGCTTTTAActctgagcttcgtaaccattgatgcgcgtgtttctggtcgacatttcttcttcttcttcttcttcttcttcttcttcttcttcttcttcttcttcttcttattattattattattattattattattattattattattattattattattattattattattattatttacttagtGCCGCATTTAATGCgctgtgagtatatgtatagcaCCATATGACACAGTGTGACACCGCGTGACACCGTGCGACACCATATGACACCGTGCGGGGAACAGTGCGACAAAAAAGGAAATGGGGTTAGTAATTCATACGAAAAGATCCATCTGGTCCTGTAACACAATGGTCGGGAAACATTTGCCGCCAATTTTACTTTCacatattagttttttttttaaaggggtGGGATAAGTTTTGTGTAGAAAGGGACCTTAGTTAACAACACATAAGTTGCTctcctcctatctctctctcccgccttctctcatacacatacatacacatacgtacacacacgcacacgtgtaacatataatgtataaatgtgtatgtatatgggtttgttcttgacatttatttgttaaatttcaTAAAAGAAACTCCCTTAACAATACAtactttccttctcttcctctctgtcacctctttctctctctctctctttatacaaacatacatacatacatacatacatacatacatacatacatacatacatacatatatatatatatatatatatatttcatgtcatacgtatatatgcgatTTTgtgtaaataacaacagcaataataatgttgataataataataataatgataaataataataataataataataataataataataataataataataataataataataataataataatagtgccttgaaacaagtatggacttgactgAGCAAAagattggtacgaccacaaacccgaaggcatcatcgaaaatcataatgcaaagatcctgtgggattttatgattcagtgcgaccatgagatcgAGAATAGAAAGCCAGATTTAGtcgtaattgagaaagaaagcaaactatgctggatcatagatatagcatgcccagctgacaacaaggtatgcgataaaaacgaaagaaaagtcgatagatatgacaggttagcttgggaggtaaagcagCTCTGGTTGATGAAAAAGCTGGTAGTGGTACCAATACTTGTCGGagacctgggaacagtgagcaaaaatctcgagaagttcATGGAATAAacaggggctgcaataaaggcggagcacttgcagaaaacagcattgtTTGGAACCGCCCGAATACTCCACaaagtgctcgaaaaataagaggtctCACCTTAGTTCTCTGGTAGGGAACAACTGACACCgtggtacatctccagcgttagaagctgtgcaaaggcaatgatgatgatgatgatgatgatataataataataataataataataataataataataataataataataataataatataatgataataataataataataataataattataataataataattgtaatagttTGAAATTTTGGTCCAAGACCTGCAGTTTCCGGGGAGTCgaatacattgatcccagtgttcaactggtacttcttttatcgaccccgaaggaatgaaaggcaaagtcaatctagcCTGAAtgtgagctcagaacgtaaagttggacgaaatgctgccgtcctcatttcgtccggcgtgttaatgattctgccagcaagaataaaaattctttctaattttggcataaagccaacAGTTTTAGTTGAAAGAGCAAGACCATTCTAACGACCCCGGCTCACGACAGCTATTTcatttcatcgaccacgaaaggatggatGGCAAAGATGAccccggcaggatttgaactcacaacgtaataaGCCAAAAtaaatgtcgttaagcattttgttcgatgcgctaacgattctgctcgctCAAtgccttaattattattattactaattattattatgatgatgacgtcgacgacgacgacgatgatgataaagatttGTGGCACAACAGCACCAAATTATTGAAGAGAACATTCGATCACATTGATTTTCCTAATTCTTGGTtctactttgttttgttttttttaatgctttgaaaTGCAATTGCTCAAGTATATTTGAAAATCGATAGACAAAGTCGATACCAACAACATCATATAAGCAATATTAGATAAagcataaggcggtgagctggtaagaaatgttagcacgccaggcgaaatgcttagcagtatttcgtctgctattacgttctgagttcaaattccgccgaggttgactttgcatttcatcctttctgggtcgattaaataagtaccagttacgcactgggatcgatataatcgacttaatccatttgtctgtccttgtttgtcctctgtgtttagccccttgtgggtagtaaagaaacaggtatttcgtctgtctttacgttctgagttcaaattccgccgaggtcggtaccagttgcgtactggggtcgatctaattgactacccctctccttagagtagaaaagaatattagataAATCATTAGATATCTCCTACAGTTTTTGACTTACAGAATAGCTCCATATAGTGCGTACCTCTTCTCAAATACTAAATGAAAGTAGTGAACTACTTTCGGCCTGCCGGCACATGGTCATATGCTTTCTGGATGGAAAACAGAATAAAGGGCTTCCAGATTCATGAGAAATAATAGTTAACTTCAAAAGATCACGTGGTTCCTTGAAAACGTAACTGTCACGATTAACATGATAatctgtcttttttcttcttttttttttttttgtaaatcactgatatatatacagtCGATCAATGTGAACAGGCGGATTAAGAGAAGCTCTGATTCAAAAATACAATCCTTGATTATCAtaaacagaatatacatatatctcaatTCCAAGAGTGCACTTTTATGTCTTTGTACTGTATTCATCCATTCAACCATGtgtccattcatccatctgtttatctgtctgtctgtctgtctgtctgtctgtctgtctgtctctctctctctctctctctctctctctctctctctctatatatatatatatatatatattgtgaaatagaaagatgaataatcttgttgcagattaatcaaaagtttaaccgataccttggtagcaaaaatcacagcagaagacagacGAAGACGCACGGTGGAGGACAACCATCTGGTGTTGCAAACCATGcggcgttggtgcggataattgaattttaatattattagtgaattgaagaagaaatggagttgaacgaagattgaacagaaatcgttttattgcattctacacgtgtttcgaaagccacaatttaccaaattccgattgaataaggagaccatattgtgtctttctcttcaggaagaaataggaaatccgttggaaagaACGTTGGAAAAATACtgggggtatagttataaataaggGTGATGCCATTGACGGTAACGATGGCAGTAGTGAGGTGAGCGCAGCTCGGCTCGTTAGGGTAGAGAGTCCCAATAGCAACTCCAGCATCGTTTccggcaatagcagcaccacgggcactagcaatgacagcactctgagtgATAGTgtagaatcaggggttattccgttagttaatagtgacgtagtggaaaatagagtagtaaacGGCTGCAGTTCTCGCAACAAATATAGTAAcagtaacgcagttctaatttcagaaactaatcctaataGAATAAGGTTCACGTCGGtgaactccaagatcagaaacgccttctaccaatgcaaggttttacacggactcagatgtctagttatgtcggggcctcatcgtcaagattGGCCTTACGAATCTccaccattacgcaacttttcgagaCGTGAATAAATGCCAGACCACGGAAActtagcaagctaatatggcgattgaagaatacgaactcaagctccaggctggaatggtcaattttgtcggtggccctcccatttgaagGGGCAgcagaaggaagtgcaacctttgtgtctccgaactcttccatatatcgttcgccagagaccggatggtaaacggacttttacagtcggcttttcgatgccccattggcggcgttatacttatcttgcttataaataacgcttaaaataatacctgcacccggttacaactacttatatgaaaatagcccttggaaataaatttttgaaaaagcttttaagagaaatatgattaaccattgcaggggaattactcctgggagacgaatggtgtttttgttttgacgacggggggtttctttgacaaggcatgattagacgaacacacgcacacatttttaacaggattttacagcagtgaccttgtgtagggctgtttaccaactgacggccgcgcgatcaaacgcacatacgaacacataaaatattttctacccccTGACGGATTTCTCAGCAGTGACCAGAGTGTAGCGCTAGCGCTCTTACCAACTTGCGGCCgcgcatatatagaacagtacacacacatgtttcaatatttttgtctcgccccatataatacacctaatattctttaaatagtcagaactttagtctcggtcacaaagaacatctaagcacccgcgctctcacccaccggaatgaccgctgcctgacctgttaaaatcttcaacgcacccaccacccgttttcaacatacattgataacagtttggccatgggctcttaggagcctcgttcgatttgttttgctccgcctctgttctgtttttgtttttccaacggatttcctatttcttcctgaagagaaagacacaatatggtctccttattcaatcggaatttggtaaattgtggctttcgaaaaacacgtgtagaatgcaataaaacgatttctgtttcTTCAAATTcactaatatatagatatatatatatatattatatatatatatatatatatatatatatatatatatatagatatatactctcttattctttctctctctctctctgtatatatcaaATGGATATCTTATAAAACTATTCCGCACACACAATgatagccataccaacaatccagcatacctccatacatacatatatacatgtattaagagcgagagagagagaggagagagagaggggggagagagagagagacgaagacagAGACAGATCGAAAGCATGAGTGCGCATGTGTGATATTGAAAATACgcatttgtgcacacacacacacttatactacGAGGGtattctgaaaagttcctggctttgagtaaaagaaaatacagaaggatcagttaattgtgatatTATTCGACATACCTCCCTCTCAGACTCACACTtttattgcaacggtccttcagtaaaacaactcggaaggttgggcctccaatcaggcctttcgcgacatccttaaagccaggagtcTTTCAACACACCatcgtatgtatgcgtgtgtgcgtggatatctgtgtgttgtgtgtgtatgtgaaaatacTATAATGCATTGCTatgaatatcaaaataaaatgaagcCTTGTCATGCTGGATGAAGCTCACTACACACTTTCTTCTCGTTCTTGTCTTTTGCAGGTGATGCACTGAAACTGCTGATGCAGAAAATGCACAACAAGTTCACCTACTCCGACTTGTATCGCTATCACTTCCTGCACAGCGCAGACCTGATggttaacagcagcaacagcaacaacggccTCAACGGCACCTCCTCGTTAGGGGTCACCTCTGATGGACCGCTAGGGGATAGACATTCAGATGCTAATACAGCCGATGCAATGGCGgcaactgctgctgccactgctgccgctgctgctgccgcaACGGCAGCAGCGGCCGCAGCAGCAAATAATCACGTCCCGACTTCGATGGATCTCTCCTATGGGCAGCATTTCTGGAATTCCACCCAACTGTGCCATTTTCTTGGATCGAAATATAATAGTAAACCTCTTCTTGGAGACGCCGACCGGTTATTCCGAGAGGGACTCGGTGTTATTGGAGGGATTGGTAGTCTTGGCAACGCATTGGGTATCACTGCAGCTTCGCCCACTAGAGGTCGCTGCTTCAGTTCCCATGCGGTCAGTCAGTTGGCTGCCAGAGCCGTGGGATTGTCGACCGGCGCCGGTTTGTCATCAGGCGTCACTGGTGTTAGTGGTTCGGCGTCGGTAGGTGGAGGTGACGGTGCTACCACCCTCGGTCTCATCGGAGCGATGTCGGCCGCTGCTAGCCGAGTCCCCGGTGGCGGCGAGGCGGCACACCTGATCCGTGTCGCCGACGCGCACATAGGTGGAGCCAGTGTTGTGCTCAGCGGAGACGAAGGACCGTTCGAGTGTGTCAAGTGCTTGAAACGTTTCACAACCCCACACGGCCTCGAGGTGCACGTGCGCCGCTCTCACAGCGGCAAGCGGCCTTACGCCTGTGATGTGTGTAGCAAAACTTTTGGCCACTCCGTGTCTCTATCGCAACACCGGACCGTGCACACCCAAGAGAAAACATTTCGATGTCAGCAGTGCGGCAAGTGTTTTAAACGGTCCTCAACACTCAGTACTCATCTGCTCATACACAGTGATACACGACCCTACCCCTGCCCCTATTGTGGGAAGCGCTTCCACCAGAAATCCGACAtgaagaaacacacatatatacacacaggtaagtAATCAAAACGCTAACAgcaatgttattttctttgtttttgcttttataataTCTATGTCTTTAAATTCTATGCACACTTAGAAGCACGTATGTCTTTGTGGTCTCACCAGCATGGGTCCGAGTTCGgttccactgcctggcaccttgggtaaatgtcttctactatatccacaggccgaccaaagccttatgagtaaatttggtgggcggaaactgatatatatatatacgagtgtgtgtgttttccccaccaccacttgagcaCCGGTGTGGGTGCATTTACGTTcccataacgtagcggttcggtatagcggccgatagaataagtattattcttaaaaaaaaaataagcactgaggccgattcgtttgactaaaaattcttcaaggtagtgccccagaatggccaccgtctaatgattgaaagaaatataagataaaagatacttgttacacatttatatgtgtgtgtatacacatacacacacactcacacacactcacacacacacacatttttttactgaagctgcaaaattatcacagaactgttactcagcatttcatgttcccgttcgtcgggcagttgtggatagatacttaaatacttaaatattcatcacaactgcccgacgaacgggaacatgaaacgcTGATTAtgttctgtgataattttgcagctttaataaaaagttgtatcactctacctttggtattcgagtactattttttccgaccttgttttgcacttatgcacaactgtgtgcgtgtatgtatatatatatatataatatatatatatatatatatatatatatatctatataaagaagaagagaaaatagagattCAGAAGTTagaatttgtttattattaagagtaaattggtcatcttcacttacagccgtttcaataaacattaaatttacatttgtgTGAAATATCATCAAAGGGAAAAAGATGCACGTTTGGatgttctatatgtgtgtgtgtgtgtgtgtgtgtgaatgtgtacgacTGTCTCTTCTACCTGTTCCAGTCATTttcctgcggccatgctggggcatctcaGTGAAGGattgtcaaacaaatcgacccccaacaCTTATTTGTAGAggctggtactaattctatcgataTCCGCTAAGTTACTGAGATGTACACATACCAACACAAGCCGtgaagtggtggtagtagtggtggttgagggataaatacacacacacacagaggtatatgcacgacaggcttctttcaccttccatctaccaaatcactcatAAGGCTCTGGTCAGTCcttagctatagcagaagacactcaccgaagttaccacgcagtggaagtgaacccgaaaacatgtcgttgggaagcaagcttcttaccacccagccatgtCTGCGTCTATACCACACACcttatgattaaaatatatttctcaatttctGAATGTGTATGAATTGTTATAaccatgtgaatatatatctatatctaaacttgtttatttttaggagtGACTTCTCACCCTCAAACTGTATTGCATTATTTATGAGTGTATAATCGTTTCTATGTAGTTAAATGCTTTCCCGAATAAACAAACAGTTCATTTTAATGGCTCCGAGGAAGCTACGTGATGTTGCATCTTATAGCGGAAACAGCTGCAAGCCATTGAAGTTGATTACATAATTCCCGTTCTCTTGTCATTCATCAATTAATATGcggggagggggaagaggatgcatttttatacatttctagatatacttatatctacTAACCTGCAGGTATACCTCTAcatatttgcgtatgtatatgtatatacatatacacatatatatatataagtagacatatacatatgtatgagtatatatatatatttatatacatataatatatatatatatgggtatatatatatatgtgtgtgtgtgtgtgtgggttgtgttacattatacaataccttgcctcgacggtcAGGTGATAAAATCCTAGAGCATGCGAAGTAAAAAAGTTAATTTCGGCCTGTACGTTCTTATTGTAGTAGTAaaccatagagagagagatatggtaatgtgcagagaagagaaagtgagttAGTGAATAGAGTGTGGGACGTTGGCTCGCGTAGTCGACGGCTGTAAACTCCATTCTTTAGCCCCTGGTCGTTTGTCTGCCTGCTTGTGGCCATGATTCTAGTGGTCGGTTCACTAACTGATGTCAGCTCCCTCTCAACTCACGATTTGTCACCAACTGACTGAGTTGTCACctagtgactaactgatttttgcttgggggttATCGTTTTTATAACCATCCAGAAGGATAGACGTATCGTTGAGAACAAtatatttagttggtggtcttgttatcttaattctagcttttaGTGAAacagaagaggttagaagggtcaagtggtgaagacattatttcggcctagctaaaggaatctggaaaatgtaaaactgctgtcatagAAAAACTGTTGTCCCaccgtgagaaaagttctgttgaactgttacctaaaatttggctatggtggaatcaaatccacttcatgcatccaagatccactacatatatatgcaagtattatgtacgtgcttgtgtgtatgagtatgcgcgtatctataagtatatagatatatatatatatatatatatatataaacatatatacatatatatgtgtgtgtatgtgtgcttgtgtgtgtataaaggtgaTCGTTAATATAAAAGATGAGAGCTAACAATATAtgaagggacaaacagacagataatacacacacacacacatacatacatagagagagaaagatagatggagagagagagtgtgtgagagagagagataaatagctagacaggcagaca
Protein-coding sequences here:
- the LOC115227516 gene encoding zinc finger protein Gfi-1-like encodes the protein MQKMHNKFTYSDLYRYHFLHSADLMVNSSNSNNGLNGTSSLGVTSDGPLGDRHSDANTADAMAATAAATAAAAAAATAAAAAAANNHVPTSMDLSYGQHFWNSTQLCHFLGSKYNSKPLLGDADRLFREGLGVIGGIGSLGNALGITAASPTRGRCFSSHAVSQLAARAVGLSTGAGLSSGVTGVSGSASVGGGDGATTLGLIGAMSAAASRVPGGGEAAHLIRVADAHIGGASVVLSGDEGPFECVKCLKRFTTPHGLEVHVRRSHSGKRPYACDVCSKTFGHSVSLSQHRTVHTQEKTFRCQQCGKCFKRSSTLSTHLLIHSDTRPYPCPYCGKRFHQKSDMKKHTYIHTGK